The Vibrio orientalis CIP 102891 = ATCC 33934 genome segment TGATTATCGGCAATAGCCACAGTGGCGAAATCCCTTTATTGCGCTTGATATGTGGTGAATACGAGTTTTGAGTGGGAGATGAATTACTCATTTATAGACTCTTTTTGTTTAACTTCATCAGGGTAGTTATCCCAAATTAACCTTGGATCCATACTTTCAGCGGCCAGCATGGTCAAAACAACCACCAAACCAAACGCTACAGCACCATAGCCGGGAGTAAAGTCGAGTACTTGGCCACGATCGACTAGGGTCATCATGATGGAAATAACAAACAGATCCATCATCGACCAACGTCCAATCCACTTAATCACAAAATAGATAAACATTCTGTGTTTGTGATAGATCTTTCTTTTGAATTGTATCGCCAGTAACAAATATGAGAGTCCAATAATTTTAGCGACCGGAACGACGATACTAGCGACAAAGATGATCACAGCAATACCAATCATGCCACTGTTTACAAGTGATGCGACACCAGAAAAAATGGTGTCTTCTAGACGTTTACCGTTAGTCAGAAGAATCGAAATTGGAATTAGGTTAGCAGGGAAGATAGCGATACTCGCTGCGATCAGATATGCCCAAGTTTTCTGGATTGAATTTGGCTTACGATGGTGAATGGGGCTATCGCATCGTACACAGAATTCACCCTCGGGTTGGGATAAATGACATTGGTGACAGTGTAGCGTTTTCTCTGTCAGGAGGTAGTTATCTTCAGGGTGGAAGGCCTCCCAGTAACGACGAACACTCACGCGAGTAATCAATAATATAGTTGCGACTTGGAGCAGAACTAGGCCGATAAGGCCAGGCCCAACATAGATGTCAGAATAATCCTGAAGTTTAAAACAAGAGATGGCGATACTGACGAGGAATACATCAATCATTACCCAGTTTTTAAGATGCTGAATAATGGAAAGTGAATATTTGAGCAGTTTAAAAGCGCGATATTTCAGCGCGATATGTGCGGTGACGACAGAGCTACACACCAAGAGTGGCGCGATAGAGCTACAAAAAATGATTAAGATCGAAAGTAAAACAAACCCTTCACTAAACAGACTCATGACACCTGAAGGCAGTGTGGCAGGGATCATCATCCCAAATAAACGAATACTGATAAAATCGAAAAAGTGAGAAGGTATAAATAGCAGAAGGCACGCGACGGCGACGGCAAGGTTTCCGGAAAGAGAAGGGGTGCCGCCTCGATACAGATGAGTGTTGCAACGCGGGCAATGGGCGCTTTTGCCTTGCTCGACATCAATAAGGTCAACCGGAAGCTCGCAGCCGTGACATAACCTTACGGATGCAAGTTTGCTAGAGTGTGCATGAAGCTTAGAAGAGGAGCTCATCGCTTCTCTCCTAATTGATGTAGATTGTTTGGGCTAAGCGTGTGTTTGCACGTTCCCATATAAGGTTTGATATAAGCCTTGTTGTTCAACCAACTCTCCATGCGTACCCACTTGCGCGACTTGACCATCTTCCAGAACATAAATTAGGTCTGCTTGTTTAACGGCAGACAAACGATGTGCGACGATCAAGGTTGTACGACCTTTTAAAAATTCAGTAAGCGCTTTGTGCAATGCGGCTTCAGTCGCTGTATCAAGCGCAGATGTTGCTTCATCAAGAATAACAAACCTTGGATTACTCAACACCATGCGAGCAATGGCTAAACGCTGCCTTTGCCCGCCAGATAATCGAATGCCGCTGCGGCCGATTTGAGTTTCAAGCCCATCGCTCAACTGATTAATCACATCTTGCATTTGGGCGATTTCAAGCGCGCGCCATAGCTGCAAGTCATCATATGCTGAGCCTAGCGTCAGATTATGCCTTAAAGTGTCATTAAAGAGTATAGGCTGTTGTAATACAACGGCTATTTGTTCTCTAATTATGTCAAAACTAATTTCGTCAGTGGTGTGACCATTAAACTTAATTAAACCAGAGTCTTGCTGATAGACGCCGATGAGTAGCTGAATGAGTGTCGATTTACCTCCGCCACTGGCACCAACCAGTGCGACTTTCTTACCCGCAGGGATGGTTAAGCTCAGGTCAGATAAGACTTTGACTTCTTCATTATATGAAAAGTTAACATTTTGGATCTCAATATCAACTTCACGGTCATCGGTAAATGGGTTGACCTGACTCACTGGGCGGTGTTCTTCTTCAAGATCTAATAGGGCATTGATACGTTTTAGCGCAGCTTTAGCGCTGTACCAAGAAAACTGGATACCTAATAGCTCCTGAACGGGTGAAAGCATAAACCATAAGTAACCGAATACTGCGAAGATTTGACCAATAGTGAGATCGCTAAACAGTACCATCAACATAGCGACGGCCCGGAATAATTCAAATCCTAACAGAAACAGTAAGAAAGAGACGCGTCCAGCAGCCTCTGATTGCCAAGCGTATTTATCGGCATCGCGGCGTATTTGATCGGCTTGGCCTTTTAATTCATTGAGGAATTCACGTTCTCGGTTAGCAGCGCGCAGCTGATAGATACCATCTAGTGTTTCAACTAAGCGGTTTTGAAAACGTTCGAACGATTGGTTCTCTCGTTTTTTAAGGTGTTTGACCTTGCTACCTAATTTACGAGAGAAGTAAATGACAACAGGGTTCACCAATAGGATGAACAGGCCTAAACGCCAATCTAGCCATAAAAGAACGCCTGCGGTGCCGATGACCGTGAGTAGGCTGATAATAAATTTACTTAATGTCGAACCAATGAACTGATCAATGGTCTCAATATCGGTAATTAAGTGAGCATTAATGCCACCGCTACCTCGGGTTTCGTATTGACGAATGCTGATGCGGCCAAGCTTATCAATCATTTTGCTGCGCATCTGGTAGGTAATGGTTTTTGAGACTAGGGTAAATTGACGGCTTTGTACGATACTCAAAGCTTGGCTGGCACTACGCATTATGACAACAAGCAGTAGTGTGAGAAAAATGTAGCCCGTCGGTGTTTGCATAGAAGTAGGCAACACCATGTCCATAACAGCAAGGCCTGACCCTGGTTGATCCAGAAGTACCTCATCGACCATT includes the following:
- a CDS encoding paraquat-inducible protein A: MSSSSKLHAHSSKLASVRLCHGCELPVDLIDVEQGKSAHCPRCNTHLYRGGTPSLSGNLAVAVACLLLFIPSHFFDFISIRLFGMMIPATLPSGVMSLFSEGFVLLSILIIFCSSIAPLLVCSSVVTAHIALKYRAFKLLKYSLSIIQHLKNWVMIDVFLVSIAISCFKLQDYSDIYVGPGLIGLVLLQVATILLITRVSVRRYWEAFHPEDNYLLTEKTLHCHQCHLSQPEGEFCVRCDSPIHHRKPNSIQKTWAYLIAASIAIFPANLIPISILLTNGKRLEDTIFSGVASLVNSGMIGIAVIIFVASIVVPVAKIIGLSYLLLAIQFKRKIYHKHRMFIYFVIKWIGRWSMMDLFVISIMMTLVDRGQVLDFTPGYGAVAFGLVVVLTMLAAESMDPRLIWDNYPDEVKQKESINE
- a CDS encoding ABC transporter ATP-binding protein — protein: MIDNHNTISRSWLITQVKKHKSKLIFANVIALLATLISVPIPLLMPLMVDEVLLDQPGSGLAVMDMVLPTSMQTPTGYIFLTLLLVVIMRSASQALSIVQSRQFTLVSKTITYQMRSKMIDKLGRISIRQYETRGSGGINAHLITDIETIDQFIGSTLSKFIISLLTVIGTAGVLLWLDWRLGLFILLVNPVVIYFSRKLGSKVKHLKKRENQSFERFQNRLVETLDGIYQLRAANREREFLNELKGQADQIRRDADKYAWQSEAAGRVSFLLFLLGFELFRAVAMLMVLFSDLTIGQIFAVFGYLWFMLSPVQELLGIQFSWYSAKAALKRINALLDLEEEHRPVSQVNPFTDDREVDIEIQNVNFSYNEEVKVLSDLSLTIPAGKKVALVGASGGGKSTLIQLLIGVYQQDSGLIKFNGHTTDEISFDIIREQIAVVLQQPILFNDTLRHNLTLGSAYDDLQLWRALEIAQMQDVINQLSDGLETQIGRSGIRLSGGQRQRLAIARMVLSNPRFVILDEATSALDTATEAALHKALTEFLKGRTTLIVAHRLSAVKQADLIYVLEDGQVAQVGTHGELVEQQGLYQTLYGNVQTHA